Proteins encoded in a region of the Pseudomonas sp. GOM7 genome:
- a CDS encoding YkgJ family cysteine cluster protein, translating to MSESNPCLTCGACCAFFRVSFFWGECQSAGGTVPDEQVVQISPHYVAMRGTESKPARCTQLLGDVGCSVRCTLYEQRSSSCREFEASWENGVHNPRCDDARRAHGLPPLTPPVQPVVTPDRVA from the coding sequence ATGTCCGAATCCAATCCCTGCCTGACGTGCGGCGCCTGCTGCGCGTTCTTTCGTGTGTCCTTCTTCTGGGGCGAATGCCAGTCTGCCGGGGGTACCGTGCCGGACGAACAGGTCGTGCAGATCAGCCCGCACTATGTCGCCATGCGTGGCACCGAGTCGAAGCCGGCGCGCTGTACCCAACTGCTCGGTGACGTCGGTTGCAGCGTGCGCTGCACCCTATACGAACAGCGCTCCAGCAGTTGTCGTGAATTCGAGGCGTCCTGGGAGAACGGCGTACACAACCCACGCTGTGACGATGCCCGGCGCGCCCATGGCCTGCCGCCGCTGACCCCGCCGGTACAGCCGGTGGTGACGCCGGATCGGGTAGCTTGA